A stretch of Paludisphaera borealis DNA encodes these proteins:
- a CDS encoding choice-of-anchor A family protein: MKAPRILLALITPAFLTCSASAGSLLNSWNIVTTGGLAVSANTETEGAVRVGGNLTASSQYRVAIHTPTVDNVNNLIVGGNATGALTIQNGNALIGGTLTGSMSHPNGSYSTNVAAVQGIGAADAAVLQSDSSAFHAMTANNTVSFPGAQPQGVNFTVGAVDAVNHVAVFDIAGSSLFNNGNIQQIGLGFANGLGESSVSSIVINVSGTSALAWGNTGNFVGLFADTWARTHVIWNFYENASSITFNNKSFNGSVLAPFAAITTDTQSFQGAIFAKSLTQGGEVHQYLYQGYDPNTSAVPEPTSLVMLGVSAACGLGYGLRKRRIA; encoded by the coding sequence ATGAAAGCTCCGCGTATTCTTCTGGCCCTGATCACCCCCGCCTTTCTGACCTGCTCAGCGTCGGCCGGGAGCCTGCTGAACTCCTGGAACATCGTCACGACCGGGGGACTCGCCGTATCCGCCAACACCGAAACCGAAGGCGCCGTGCGGGTCGGCGGCAACTTGACCGCGTCGAGCCAGTATCGGGTCGCCATCCATACGCCGACCGTGGACAACGTGAACAACCTGATCGTCGGCGGCAACGCCACGGGCGCCCTGACGATTCAGAACGGCAACGCCCTCATCGGCGGGACCCTCACCGGATCGATGAGCCATCCGAACGGCAGCTACAGCACGAACGTCGCGGCGGTCCAGGGCATCGGGGCGGCCGACGCCGCCGTTTTACAGAGCGATTCGAGCGCGTTCCACGCGATGACCGCCAACAACACCGTTTCGTTCCCGGGCGCCCAGCCGCAAGGGGTCAATTTCACCGTCGGGGCCGTCGATGCCGTCAATCACGTCGCGGTCTTCGACATCGCGGGATCGAGCCTGTTCAACAACGGCAATATCCAGCAAATCGGCCTGGGATTCGCGAACGGCCTCGGCGAGTCGTCGGTGTCGTCGATCGTAATCAACGTATCGGGAACGTCCGCCCTCGCGTGGGGGAACACAGGGAACTTCGTCGGCTTATTCGCCGACACCTGGGCCCGCACCCATGTGATCTGGAACTTCTATGAGAACGCATCGAGCATCACGTTCAACAACAAGTCGTTCAACGGATCGGTCCTGGCGCCGTTCGCGGCCATCACGACGGACACCCAGTCGTTCCAGGGGGCGATCTTCGCCAAGTCGCTCACCCAGGGGGGCGAGGTTCATCAATACCTGTATCAAGGCTACGACCCCAACACCAGCGCGGTCCCCGAGCCGACAAGCCTGGTCATGCTAGGGGTTTCGGCGGCCTGCGGTCTTGGTTACGGCCTCCGCAAACGCCGGATCGCCTGA
- a CDS encoding multiheme c-type cytochrome produces the protein MSFRGLFIAVLISTAMIVSAFMIQSKRPHVEVKRPTADLVKANGKCAECHLHETSAVIHEYEMSRHNEKGVNCLDCHQPTKGQEPLDHKGFTITKKLSSANCQGCHPQQYDEYLKSRHAAPAWASVAGPGDFTAEQIAFSEAIHKGAVDRPAHDLTKIEGVAAVNKGCRACHDVGKPNADGSIGSCTACHARHVASVELARLPETCGQCHMGPDHSQLEIYHESKHGVLFNAQRATMNLKARPEKLSTSDMPVPTCATCHMSGLEGEKFTHDVTQRLSYFLFATVSDRRPKYEEGKKNMQAICLKCHTSPRILQFYSEAEGVVKSTNTLVKEAKTIVDGLHKDGLLTPEPFDEPIEYLYFDLWHYGGRTAKHGAYMGGADFVQWHGYYEIVSKLTELKKGAEELRAKAAAKADAPKAAEEPRKPGGQGDAASAE, from the coding sequence ATGTCGTTCCGCGGCCTGTTCATCGCCGTCTTGATCAGCACGGCCATGATCGTATCGGCGTTCATGATCCAGTCGAAGCGGCCGCACGTCGAGGTCAAGCGGCCGACCGCCGATCTGGTGAAGGCGAACGGCAAGTGCGCCGAGTGCCACCTTCACGAGACCTCGGCGGTGATTCATGAATACGAAATGAGCCGGCACAATGAGAAGGGCGTCAACTGCCTCGACTGCCACCAGCCGACCAAGGGGCAGGAACCGCTCGACCACAAGGGCTTCACGATCACCAAGAAGCTCAGTTCCGCCAATTGCCAGGGTTGCCATCCCCAGCAGTACGACGAGTACCTGAAGAGTCGCCACGCGGCCCCGGCATGGGCGTCGGTCGCCGGCCCCGGCGATTTCACCGCCGAGCAGATCGCCTTCAGTGAAGCGATCCACAAAGGGGCCGTCGACCGTCCCGCGCACGACTTGACGAAGATCGAAGGCGTCGCGGCGGTCAACAAGGGATGCCGCGCGTGCCACGACGTCGGCAAACCGAACGCCGACGGCTCCATCGGCTCATGCACCGCCTGCCACGCGCGGCACGTCGCCTCGGTCGAGCTGGCGCGGCTGCCGGAGACCTGCGGCCAGTGCCACATGGGACCGGACCACTCGCAGCTTGAAATCTATCACGAATCGAAGCACGGCGTCCTCTTCAACGCCCAGCGGGCGACCATGAACCTGAAGGCTCGCCCGGAGAAGCTGTCGACCAGCGACATGCCCGTGCCGACCTGCGCGACCTGCCACATGAGCGGGCTCGAAGGCGAGAAATTCACCCACGACGTCACTCAGCGGCTTTCTTACTTCCTCTTCGCCACCGTCTCCGATCGACGTCCCAAGTACGAAGAAGGAAAGAAGAACATGCAGGCGATCTGCCTGAAATGCCATACCAGCCCGCGCATCCTCCAGTTTTACAGCGAGGCCGAGGGGGTCGTGAAATCCACGAACACGCTGGTCAAGGAGGCCAAGACGATCGTCGACGGCCTCCACAAGGACGGCCTGCTGACTCCCGAGCCGTTCGACGAGCCGATCGAATACCTCTACTTCGACCTCTGGCACTACGGCGGCCGGACCGCGAAGCACGGCGCCTACATGGGAGGAGCCGATTTCGTCCAGTGGCACGGCTACTACGAGATCGTCTCGAAGCTGACCGAGTTGAAGAAGGGGGCCGAGGAGCTTCGGGCCAAGGCCGCCGCCAAGGCCGACGCTCCGAAAGCCGCTGAAGAACCTCGGAAGCCGGGAGGCCAGGGCGATGCCGCTTCGGCTGAATAA
- a CDS encoding PspA/IM30 family protein — protein MILGKLWNAVAAQFNKLANAIRGYDPIAEMQLEYDRSVEQLKEGREGLAQYRALVERVQRQVDNQTKVVATLEAKVKAFLNAGDRDGAAKFALDLRRAKEDMAENEKQLAIHEQAYQNNLLKIKHAVEKLEAVKHKINKYDADLKMSRAEAELSQIATQFNFNVTTDFGQAEQIIQDQIDKNRGRVRVAADLSGEGVEDIKREISIEKTLAEDALKDFEKEQGLATPETVGARPAPKQLGPSTKQLEPLPEIP, from the coding sequence ATGATTCTCGGAAAACTCTGGAACGCGGTCGCCGCGCAGTTCAACAAGCTCGCCAACGCGATTCGCGGCTACGACCCGATCGCCGAGATGCAGCTTGAGTACGATCGTTCCGTCGAGCAGCTCAAGGAGGGCCGCGAAGGCCTGGCCCAGTACCGCGCCCTGGTGGAGCGGGTCCAGCGGCAGGTGGACAATCAGACGAAGGTCGTCGCCACGCTCGAAGCCAAGGTCAAGGCGTTCCTGAACGCCGGCGACCGCGACGGGGCGGCCAAGTTCGCCCTGGACCTTCGCCGCGCCAAGGAAGACATGGCCGAGAACGAGAAGCAGCTCGCCATCCACGAGCAGGCCTATCAGAACAACCTGCTGAAGATCAAGCACGCCGTCGAGAAGCTCGAAGCGGTCAAGCACAAGATCAACAAGTACGACGCCGACCTGAAGATGAGCCGGGCCGAGGCCGAGTTATCGCAGATCGCGACCCAGTTCAACTTCAACGTCACGACCGATTTCGGCCAGGCCGAGCAGATCATTCAGGACCAGATCGACAAGAACCGGGGCCGGGTCCGCGTGGCCGCCGATCTGTCGGGCGAAGGGGTCGAGGACATCAAGCGCGAGATCTCGATCGAGAAGACGCTCGCCGAGGACGCGCTCAAGGATTTCGAAAAGGAGCAAGGTCTGGCCACTCCCGAGACCGTCGGCGCAAGGCCCGCACCCAAGCAACTCGGCCCCTCGACCAAGCAGCTCGAACCGCTGCCCGAGATTCCTTGA
- a CDS encoding TPM domain-containing protein, with the protein MTAIARVIRSVVLATATATMLAAWEPATAQEATPLPVYTGARLYVKDVPDHYESVARTIKDLERQSPQSYFVVVVKSSGAGQHATRDYLDRLYDSWRRDAKAKNLKLDPERSVVVVAALDNRQVAVHPGSLLRDRFGLKGTTIDGEIVQRAFIPLARENDYPGALSALLTSTNNFLAAHGDSETKAVASQGGASRRSRRRRKSQRPRARRRSRSRRCPGRRIAMRRRRRRSRRSLPRRRRRPAVIWRGR; encoded by the coding sequence ATGACCGCGATTGCTCGGGTGATCCGATCGGTGGTGCTCGCAACGGCGACGGCGACGATGCTCGCGGCCTGGGAGCCGGCGACCGCCCAGGAGGCGACTCCGTTGCCTGTGTACACCGGTGCTCGGCTTTATGTGAAGGACGTGCCCGACCACTACGAGTCGGTCGCGCGGACGATCAAGGATCTCGAACGACAGTCGCCGCAGTCGTATTTCGTCGTCGTGGTCAAGTCGTCCGGCGCCGGCCAGCACGCGACCCGCGACTACCTCGACCGGCTTTACGACTCATGGCGGCGCGACGCGAAGGCCAAGAACCTGAAGCTGGACCCCGAGCGTTCGGTCGTCGTCGTGGCGGCTCTCGACAACCGTCAGGTCGCCGTGCATCCGGGCTCGCTGCTCCGCGATCGGTTCGGCCTCAAGGGAACGACGATCGACGGCGAGATCGTCCAGCGCGCCTTCATTCCACTCGCCCGCGAAAACGATTACCCGGGGGCGCTCTCCGCGCTGCTGACCTCGACCAACAATTTTCTGGCCGCGCACGGCGATTCCGAGACCAAGGCCGTCGCTTCCCAGGGGGGGGCGAGTCGCCGAAGCCGCCGGCGACGCAAGTCGCAAAGACCGCGAGCCCGACGTCGATCCCGGTCCCGCCGGTGCCCGGGCCGACGAATCGCAATGCGGCGGCGTCGACGACGGTCGCGCCGGTCGCTCCCCCGCCGCCGTCGACGACCGGCCGTGATCTGGCGTGGTCGTTGA